The segment AATACCGTTCGGCTTTTCCCATTTCCACGCTAAATTTATCAAATTTATGAAAATCTTTGTTGTTCAGCATCGCCTGAACATTTAGTAATTTTTCAATGGTACATTTGTCTACCTCATCTACATATGGATAGATTTTACACAGCATATCAAAAAAAGTCTTTTTTAAAAGGCCGTCTTTTAATATCAGAAGCATCAACATATACAATTCGGGTGAAAATTCTATAGCAGGATTATGTATATCTTTTGCATAAATTTTATCATGCTCCGGCTGCTGTTTTTGGTCGTATGCTTTATTTAAAAAAGGAAAGTAAAACATTTTAAAACCTCCACTTAAGTTCTTATCTATCTTAGATTATGCAATTAAAGTTAAAACCGTAACGTAACTTTTAATTTCTTTTTGAATATATATAAGATAAATTGAGTTTTGGAGGAAAGAATATGGCACGTGATTTAAGATCCATGAAAAATGGCGGAGCAAATACATACGGGACAAATACAGATAACAAAAAGGAGAACGATCAGATGAATAAAGATGATTTTAAGACAATACAAGACGCTATATTCAAATATCAGGGTAAAAGCGAAACCGAACTGTTTTCGGAACTGAGTAAAATGGCAGACAAAGAGAAAAAAGAAGGAAGCTTTAATATAGATGCTATCAAAAATTTTGCTAAAACCGCAGGACCTATGCTTAGCCCTGAGCAACGGGAGAAGATGAATGCCATAATAGAGCAATTAAAGTAATTTAAAAATAAATATTATTTGTAAATATTTGAGATATTAAGTATAATCTATAAATATAATGAAGTGGTTTTAGGTGTATTTGTGGCTAACAAAATTATAGATGCTTTAGAAAAAGAATATTGTGGACAAGGGTCTGCGCTAGTATATAAAAGCCCATTTGAACTTTTAGTTGCCGTTATTCTGTCTGCTCAGTGTACTGATGTCAGGGTGAATAAAATTACCAGCGAGCTGTTTAAATGCTATAATACGCCGGAGGCTATGGCAAAAATAAAAAAAGAAGACTTGATACGATATATAAAAAGCTGCGGGTTTTACAATACTAAATCAAGCAGCATAATTGCAGCGAGCAAGTCTATCGTTGAAAATTTCAACGGTGAGGTTCCGCAAACCATGGACGAGCTTTTAACGTTAAACGGCGTTGGAAGGAAAACCGCGAACGTCGTTTTGGCAAATGCTTTTAATAAGGATGCCTTTGCAGTAGATACACATGTATTCAGAGTAACGCACCGCTTGGGGCTTTCTAAAGGGAAGACTCCGGATGCCGTTGAAAAAGATATGACAAAGCTAATACCAAAGGGAAAATGGAAGGATGCACACCACTGGTTAATATGGCACGGAAGGCGGGTATGCAAGGCAAGGAACCCGCTTTGTGAAGACTGCGTATTAAAGACGATGTGCCCGTACAAAAATAAGATGGATGAAAAGAAAAAATGTTTGTAGACAAAGTTAGGATTTTTATAAAGGCCGGCAACGGCGGAGACGGCTGTGTTTCCTTTCACAGGGAAAAATATGTCCCAAACGGAGGACCGGACGGCGGAGACGGCGGCAACGGTGGGAACATAGTTTTTCGTGCATCAAAGGATATGCGGACATTACTTGATTTCAGGTATAAAATAAAGTTTGCTGCGGAAAACGGTATGCCGGGCAAAAAGAGCAATATGCGCGGCCAGTCCGGCGCAGATCTTATTATAGATGTTCCGCCGGGAACTATAGTTAAGGATTATGATACCGGAAAAGTCGTTGCAGATATCAGGACAGATGAAAAGAAGATACTTTTGTATGGCGGGACGGGTGGAAAAGGCAACTCCAGGTTTAAAACCGCTACGAGGCAGGCCCCCAGTTTTTCTACGCCGGGAATTGAGAAAAAAGGGCATTGGGTAATACTTGAGCTTAAGTCCATTGCCGATGTTGGGCTTATTGGTTTTCCGAATGTGGGGAAATCGACATTTTTGTCTATGGCAACTGCAGCAAAGCCGAAGATAGCAAACTACCATTTTACAACTTTAACGCCTAATTTAGGCGTTGCATCTGTAAATAATTTTAGTTTTATAATAGCGGATATACCCGGCCTAATAGAGGGAGCCCATGAAGGAGCAGGCCTAGGGCATGATTTTTTACGCCATATAGAGCGGACAAGGATGCTTTTACATGTAATAGATATATCTGGAATAGAAGGAAGAGATCCAATTAAGGATTATAAGAAGATACGTGAAGAACTTAAACTTTATTCACCTGAGCTTTTAAAGAAGCAGGAAGTGGTTGCCGCTAACAAAACTGACATACCAGGTGCAGAAGATAACCTAAATCGGCTTAGAGAGGCCTTGAAGGAGAAGGGTGTAAAAGTTTTCCCAATATCGTGTGCAACAGGAGAAGGTATTAAGGAATTATTAAGTACCGTTAGCAATATAGTAAAAGAATTGCCGCAAAGTGAAATAATAGGTGACGAGGGCGTTATAGAGGAGTGGAAACTAGATGATGAACTCAGCTTTGACATTGAGGTTTTGGATGGCAGATTCATTGTTACAGGTAATTTGGTAGACCATATATTTAAACGTACAAATCCTAATGATGAGCGCTCCATGAGGCATTTCCAAAAGCTTTTAGTAGATTTTGGGATAATTAAAAAACTTAAAGAAAAAGGCATAAAAAATTCTGACACAGTCCAATTAAATGAAGTAGAATTTGATTTTTATGATTGAGGTAGTATATGAATAGCAGCCAGCGTGCAAAACTTAGGGCAATGGCTAATACCATTGACACGATATTTCAAATAGGGAAAGATAAAATATCGGACAACATGATAGAAATGTTGTCCGATGCACTTGAAGCAAGAGAGCTTATAAAAGGCACTGTATTAAAAACTTCTGGTTTAACTGCAAAGCAGGCAATAGACGAACTATGTTCAAGGCTTGAAGCAGAGCCAATACAGGCTATTGGAAGAAAAGTCGTTATATACCGTGAATCAAAAGAAAACAAGAAAATATTTATTTAGCTTTTGCTGTAGATATGCTTTTTCTATATGAGAAAAATGCCATTATGAAACTAGCGCAGGCTATTATCGGGAAGATTACGTTAAAGCCTACGATATAAGTCCACAGCATAGACACTATGCCGCACAGGATGTATGCGCGGTATTTGTTTGGGCTTAGAGCTTGGCGGCGCAAGTCCTTGGCATGTAGGGCGTCCTGATACAGCATTTCCTTGGCTTTTTCCTGTGCGGTCTGCTCATATGGATACAAGTTGGTTTCTTTCGCCATAGATAAAAATTCATCTATAGGCAGTGCGCTAATTGACAGTTCCGGTATCCTTTCTAAAAACTTCTTGGCATCGTCATCTAATTGCGAGGTAGAAATTATAAAAAGTTCGCTAAACTTTTTTTCCTTTGCTATATTTGCGCTCTTTAATATTTCACTTGCACTTATTTTATTTGTAGGGTGGTTTTTAAACACGAAGATAATTATGTTGTTATCTTCTTTTTTAGCAGTGAAATAACAAAAACTGAATTTAACTTCCGTAATACCAAGTTTTGATAAAATTTTAGATATCAGTTTTTTAAAAGACTTTTCGTCTGATAAAACTATATGTTCTAAAATAGCATCGTTTAAAAGGTTGTCTAGTTCCTTTTCCATAAACTTTGCTATACGTTTGTCTGTAAACAGCTTATAGGTTACAAGTATGGAAGCAGTTATTGAAAGAGACAAAATTAAAGACAGCCACATCTTTCTAAACTTGAATATAAGCAGCATATAGGTCAATATAAATATTAATAAAAAAGCTGAAATAAAGTCTAGAATCCTTGCAACAATCGACTTGTTTTTATAGAATTTTTTTGTACAGTATCTATACACTTCTTTTTCATATTTCATATGTTTAACCTCAAAAAGGATTATTGACAAATAGCTTTGATTTATACCTTTTAAGAGTATTTTAACAAAAAGTATGATATAATATCTGAAAAGGACAGAGGTTTTTAAAAGTGGAGTTTACTGTTCAGATCTACAGTTTTAAAAATTGTGTATCCGCCAATTTTAAAAGAAAAATAGGTATTTTAGGCGGAACATTTAATCCGGTACATGTTGGCCATATCTATATGGCAAGGCGTGCATATCAGGAATTTTCATTGGATAAAGTCATATTCATACCGGTGGGAGACCCTCCGCACAAAAGGGATATAGAAGTTACGGATAAAGAACATAGGTTTACTATGGTAGAAATTGCAG is part of the Eubacteriales bacterium genome and harbors:
- the obgE gene encoding GTPase ObgE, with the translated sequence MFVDKVRIFIKAGNGGDGCVSFHREKYVPNGGPDGGDGGNGGNIVFRASKDMRTLLDFRYKIKFAAENGMPGKKSNMRGQSGADLIIDVPPGTIVKDYDTGKVVADIRTDEKKILLYGGTGGKGNSRFKTATRQAPSFSTPGIEKKGHWVILELKSIADVGLIGFPNVGKSTFLSMATAAKPKIANYHFTTLTPNLGVASVNNFSFIIADIPGLIEGAHEGAGLGHDFLRHIERTRMLLHVIDISGIEGRDPIKDYKKIREELKLYSPELLKKQEVVAANKTDIPGAEDNLNRLREALKEKGVKVFPISCATGEGIKELLSTVSNIVKELPQSEIIGDEGVIEEWKLDDELSFDIEVLDGRFIVTGNLVDHIFKRTNPNDERSMRHFQKLLVDFGIIKKLKEKGIKNSDTVQLNEVEFDFYD
- a CDS encoding YhbY family RNA-binding protein, whose translation is MNSSQRAKLRAMANTIDTIFQIGKDKISDNMIEMLSDALEARELIKGTVLKTSGLTAKQAIDELCSRLEAEPIQAIGRKVVIYRESKENKKIFI
- the nth gene encoding endonuclease III, which codes for MANKIIDALEKEYCGQGSALVYKSPFELLVAVILSAQCTDVRVNKITSELFKCYNTPEAMAKIKKEDLIRYIKSCGFYNTKSSSIIAASKSIVENFNGEVPQTMDELLTLNGVGRKTANVVLANAFNKDAFAVDTHVFRVTHRLGLSKGKTPDAVEKDMTKLIPKGKWKDAHHWLIWHGRRVCKARNPLCEDCVLKTMCPYKNKMDEKKKCL